From Pseudomonas sp. stari2, a single genomic window includes:
- a CDS encoding DUF2946 domain-containing protein, whose product MKLTRSDRSLLAWMLYCCVLFNVFACSIGHGQMVGMQLNGTGGQFCTVDPSTQAPLASNPTEEKLPTLAKAFGCPLCSTGGMGPAFNSSLTLAILPEQHSPPLPVIVSADLPARFTWPSANPRAPPLA is encoded by the coding sequence CGTTCCGATCGCTCACTGCTGGCCTGGATGCTCTATTGCTGCGTCCTGTTCAATGTGTTCGCCTGCAGCATCGGTCACGGACAAATGGTCGGCATGCAGCTCAACGGTACTGGTGGCCAGTTCTGCACCGTCGACCCGAGCACCCAGGCGCCACTCGCGTCCAATCCCACTGAAGAAAAATTGCCGACCCTGGCCAAAGCCTTTGGCTGCCCGCTGTGCTCTACCGGCGGCATGGGCCCGGCGTTCAACTCCAGTCTGACCCTGGCGATCCTGCCGGAACAACACAGCCCACCGCTGCCGGTCATCGTCAGCGCCGACCTCCCTGCCCGGTTCACCTGGCCTTCGGCCAATCCCCGCGCCCCGCCGCTCGCCTGA